In one window of Candidatus Aegiribacteria sp. DNA:
- a CDS encoding lysophospholipid acyltransferase family protein has protein sequence MILFNGSVFASAYYRTVGAASAILRGKRGSVLLVSILGLLRSVQSAVGCGPINSLIDAHLRRIFPLNDAGWRKRVIKGYWKRHQSTMVALFRTNRMVPSCLDECLEYSGRELLDEAVSSGRGVMLLVPHFGDEKTLHILLAMAGYKISVISSRYLDTPPFVQRAKLRVGQRWHHVGFPDENPGWMFKTLKRGEILHIAPTGYGGHRGTWVNNFGVPVLASSSPYRIQRHTGCRMLIAYNRILPGMRYRIELEAFEPEPDSSDFTQRLYNRFEEKAMDIPQQYNWMHLLIRHRETNTVSRIGFIPHDERELEIQAVPEDSDPEKIADISELINL, from the coding sequence ATGATTCTCTTCAATGGATCGGTGTTCGCCTCGGCGTATTACAGAACGGTAGGCGCTGCTTCCGCAATTCTTCGAGGCAAACGCGGTTCAGTTCTGCTTGTCAGTATACTCGGACTTCTGCGGTCCGTACAGAGCGCGGTGGGTTGCGGCCCGATAAATTCTCTGATCGATGCCCACCTTCGGCGGATTTTTCCATTAAACGATGCCGGCTGGCGCAAGAGGGTAATCAAAGGCTACTGGAAACGTCACCAGTCCACAATGGTCGCCCTGTTCCGCACAAACAGGATGGTGCCTTCATGCCTTGATGAGTGCCTTGAGTACAGCGGCAGGGAACTTCTGGATGAAGCCGTATCCTCCGGCAGAGGTGTGATGCTCCTTGTTCCCCATTTCGGCGATGAGAAAACCCTCCATATACTGCTGGCCATGGCGGGATATAAGATCAGTGTAATCTCAAGCAGATACCTTGATACCCCGCCATTCGTTCAAAGGGCAAAATTGAGAGTCGGTCAACGCTGGCACCATGTGGGATTTCCCGATGAGAATCCGGGGTGGATGTTCAAAACATTAAAGCGGGGAGAAATACTTCATATCGCCCCAACAGGTTACGGGGGGCATCGGGGTACCTGGGTTAACAACTTCGGAGTGCCGGTTCTCGCTTCCTCTTCACCCTATCGAATTCAGCGCCACACCGGTTGCCGGATGCTGATCGCCTACAACCGTATACTGCCAGGCATGCGCTACAGAATTGAACTTGAGGCTTTCGAGCCTGAGCCGGACAGCTCCGACTTCACACAAAGGCTTTACAACCGTTTCGAGGAAAAGGCCATGGATATCCCTCAGCAATACAATTGGATGCATCTGCTTATACGTCACCGGGAAACCAACACCGTCTCAAGGATTGGCTTCATCCCCCATGACGAGAGAGAGCTGGAGATACAAGCTGTTCCGGAGGACAGCGACCCTGAAAAGATCGCTGATATCTCCGAACTTATAAACCTGTGA
- a CDS encoding helix-hairpin-helix domain-containing protein, giving the protein MGRILAVLLSLSLLSNDLIDINTADEWALMELPGIGPVKASKIVEYRTFYGPFMEISELEYVSGIGQGTVAALEELVFIDSNISAAADTLHWMVEVDSLSPSLVVSYLDVGQGDAILLEAVGGQTLLFDGGPDAGGPLEPPVVFRLRELGVDTIDILSFSHPHADHVGGLASVMRNFTVLEVLDPGMPFSSWLYEDFLNSVVDEGCDYRFLETGMQFHLSPVVTVTVVSVGSREINLDLNENSAILRITCGNFSTLLTGDMEENSERTLTPITLPVTVLKVPHHGSLTSIFPPYLRKLSPQVAVFSAGRNNSFGHPHPRVVEIYRELGSEILRTDTQGTIVVETDGEVFSIITLMQTFNPGITIEN; this is encoded by the coding sequence ATGGGCCGGATATTAGCCGTATTATTATCCTTATCATTACTTTCAAATGACTTAATCGATATCAACACAGCGGACGAGTGGGCACTCATGGAGCTTCCGGGCATCGGTCCGGTTAAAGCTTCAAAGATCGTCGAATATCGAACATTCTACGGACCTTTTATGGAAATTTCCGAGCTTGAATACGTAAGCGGTATAGGTCAGGGAACAGTTGCCGCGCTTGAGGAACTTGTATTCATCGATTCCAACATTTCTGCAGCTGCGGACACATTGCACTGGATGGTAGAAGTCGACTCCCTTTCCCCATCTCTTGTAGTATCCTATCTGGATGTCGGTCAGGGGGACGCGATTCTGCTGGAGGCAGTCGGAGGGCAAACCCTTCTGTTCGATGGAGGTCCGGACGCAGGTGGCCCCCTTGAACCACCGGTAGTGTTCCGCCTCCGGGAACTGGGCGTTGATACCATTGATATTCTCTCATTTTCCCACCCCCATGCAGATCATGTTGGAGGGCTTGCTTCGGTGATGAGGAATTTCACTGTTCTTGAAGTACTTGATCCGGGAATGCCCTTTTCTTCCTGGTTATACGAGGACTTCCTCAATTCGGTCGTTGATGAGGGCTGCGATTACAGATTTCTTGAAACGGGAATGCAGTTTCATCTCTCACCGGTCGTTACCGTTACCGTAGTATCCGTAGGTTCCAGAGAAATCAATCTCGATCTCAACGAGAATTCCGCCATTCTGAGAATAACGTGCGGAAACTTCTCAACCCTTCTCACCGGCGACATGGAAGAGAACTCGGAAAGAACACTTACTCCGATCACTCTGCCTGTTACCGTATTGAAAGTCCCCCACCACGGAAGTTTAACTTCGATTTTTCCCCCGTACCTCAGAAAGCTCAGTCCGCAAGTAGCTGTATTCTCGGCCGGCAGGAACAACAGTTTTGGCCACCCGCATCCACGGGTTGTTGAAATCTACAGGGAACTGGGTTCCGAAATCTTGCGAACGGACACTCAGGGAACTATTGTTGTGGAAACTGACGGAGAGGTTTTCAGTATAATAACCTTAATGCAAACATTCAATCCGGGAATTACAATTGAAAATTAG
- the lexA gene encoding transcriptional repressor LexA, whose protein sequence is MKKITDRQKQVLDFICDYISEHAYPPSIRDIQKHFRLKSTKGVKDHIDRLVEKGYLRRMDGAARALEVVHPRGSAVKTIPLVGTVAAGLPILAEENIETYLPISADTARAEGMFYLRVTGDSMINAAILEGDLVLVRPQPFVEQGEIAVVRIGDEATVKRFFRFDNRIELHPENPNFKPIVYLEDDEDVRVVGKVTAVFRVLE, encoded by the coding sequence GTGAAAAAAATCACAGACCGCCAAAAGCAGGTTCTTGATTTCATATGTGATTACATCAGCGAGCATGCCTACCCGCCAAGCATCCGGGATATACAGAAGCACTTCAGACTGAAAAGCACAAAAGGTGTTAAAGATCATATCGACCGGCTGGTCGAGAAAGGATACCTCAGAAGGATGGATGGAGCCGCAAGGGCTCTTGAAGTAGTTCATCCCAGGGGAAGCGCTGTAAAAACAATTCCCCTTGTTGGTACTGTGGCTGCCGGCCTGCCGATTCTGGCTGAAGAAAACATTGAAACTTACCTGCCCATATCGGCCGATACGGCAAGAGCCGAGGGCATGTTCTACCTTCGAGTAACCGGTGACAGCATGATCAACGCCGCTATACTTGAGGGTGATCTTGTGCTAGTCCGCCCTCAGCCATTCGTAGAACAGGGTGAGATTGCTGTTGTAAGGATAGGAGATGAAGCCACGGTTAAACGGTTTTTCAGGTTCGATAACAGAATTGAACTTCATCCTGAAAACCCGAATTTCAAACCCATCGTATACCTGGAAGATGATGAAGATGTAAGGGTAGTGGGCAAGGTTACAGCGGTATTCAGAGTGCTCGAATAA
- a CDS encoding sugar ABC transporter permease: MKIRTQLGPYFYILPALLIVLVFRTLPILSSFTASFTDYDIGGFHGFVGFSNYTRMLSDARFWQSVLNTLFFVLGVVPAGIIIPLFLAILLRRKLAGKSFYRTIYFLPVVTSAVAISVVWAWLYNPEAGPINQIITTFGGEPLLWLREPRGIFEIMLSPMGIHLKGILAGPSLALVSLMIVSVWKSTGYNTVLFLAGLENIPDTYYEAAKLDGAGTWGTFRHITWPLLSPTTYYVLIMSTIISFKTFALVYVMTPPPGGGPLGTTNVIVFYLFQKAFDRFDIGYASAISVFLFLILLTLTIIQRKIAGRRVHY, translated from the coding sequence TTGAAAATTAGAACACAACTCGGCCCCTATTTCTATATCTTACCGGCACTGCTTATAGTGCTGGTTTTCAGAACCCTGCCTATTCTCAGTTCCTTTACGGCTTCGTTCACAGATTATGATATAGGTGGTTTCCACGGATTCGTCGGCTTTTCAAATTATACCCGTATGCTTTCCGATGCCCGTTTCTGGCAGAGTGTTCTGAATACGCTTTTCTTTGTACTCGGAGTCGTTCCGGCGGGAATAATCATCCCCCTGTTTCTTGCGATACTGCTCAGGCGGAAACTCGCGGGGAAAAGTTTTTACAGGACTATATATTTCCTTCCGGTGGTAACCTCCGCGGTAGCGATCTCCGTGGTATGGGCATGGCTTTATAACCCTGAAGCCGGACCCATCAATCAGATAATCACAACCTTTGGAGGAGAACCACTCCTGTGGCTGCGGGAACCCCGCGGCATTTTTGAGATTATGCTGTCCCCGATGGGAATACATTTGAAGGGAATTCTGGCGGGCCCCAGCCTGGCTCTGGTATCACTGATGATCGTCAGCGTATGGAAAAGCACAGGATACAACACAGTTCTTTTCCTTGCGGGGCTTGAGAACATTCCGGACACCTACTACGAAGCGGCCAAACTTGATGGGGCCGGTACCTGGGGAACATTCCGTCACATTACGTGGCCTCTTTTGTCTCCAACGACTTACTACGTACTCATCATGAGCACGATTATATCGTTCAAGACATTCGCGCTCGTATACGTTATGACTCCTCCTCCGGGCGGAGGGCCGCTGGGAACAACCAACGTAATAGTATTCTACCTTTTCCAGAAAGCATTCGATCGGTTCGATATCGGCTATGCAAGCGCTATTTCTGTTTTCCTCTTTCTTATTCTCCTTACGCTTACGATTATCCAGCGTAAGATCGCGGGTAGAAGGGTTCACTACTGA